A genomic region of Bombus pyrosoma isolate SC7728 linkage group LG6, ASM1482585v1, whole genome shotgun sequence contains the following coding sequences:
- the LOC122568482 gene encoding RISC-loading complex subunit TARBP2-like, whose amino-acid sequence MDKTPVSILHEIMAKNLATPNYELIHDGGGTHINTFTYRVTCEGLTATGVGRSKKDAKHEAAKAMLEAIAARRGYLQLPASPAQSSVRTPLPPTIPEVKRTPPDVPFINAVGALQDLCIENNLQEPKYKQINEVGPPHAKIFSIQCSVTTFKETGIARTKKQAKQEAAKKMLDKINDLTTGLSIGTKKELDERKDYSQIAKARYPALSRLPTSRKINLGVKISEYHIQFKHLFDTEMQKELIQKLASIIPQDENDISEEFVEGLLDKLREVLAIIGLDITTSVFPSITEKFVVTMRIDTSPSIVEFAVGDTKTEAHMHTITKLIKTFILLLK is encoded by the exons ATGGACAAAACACCTGTATCTATTTTACATGAAATAATGGCGAAAAATCTAGCAACGCCTAATTATGAGCTTATACATGACGGGGGAGGCACACATATAAATACCTTTACATATCGGGTAACATGCGAAGGTCTTACTGCTACTGGTGTTGGACGTTCTAAAAAGGATGCAAAGCACGAAGCTGCAAAGGCAATGTTAGAAGCTATTGCAGCACGTAGAGGTTATCTACAATTACCAGCATCGCCAGCACAATCTTCTGTAAGAACCCCTTTACCACCAACAATTCCTGAGGTAAAAAGAACTCCACCAGATGTACCATTTATTAATGCAGTTGGTGCTTTACAA GATTTATGTattgaaaacaatttacaaGAACCTAAGTATAAGCAAATTAATGAGGTTGGACCTCCACATGCAAAAATTTTTAGTATTCAGTGCTCAGTAACAACTTTTAAAGAAACTGGTATTGCAAGGACAAAAAAGCAAGCTAAACAGGAGGCTGCTAAAAAGATGttagataaaataaacgatttgACAACTGGCTTAAGCATCGGAACTAAAAAAGAATTAGATGAAAGGAAAGATTATAGTCAAATTGCTAAAGCTCGATATCCTGCACTTTCAAGGTTACCTACATCTAGAAAAATTAACTTAGGTGTTAAGATATCAGAGTATCATATACAGTTTAAGCATTTGTTTGATACTGAAATGCAGAAAGAACTAATTCAAAAATTAGCATCTATTATTCCACaagatgaaaatgatatttctgaAGAATTTGTAGAAGGTCTGCTAGACAAATTACGAGAGGTCTTGGCAATCATAGGGTTAGATATAACAACTTCAGTATTCCCTTCAATTACAGAGAAGTTTGTTGTAACTATGAGAATAGATACATCTCCTAGTATTGTTGAATTTGCAGTAGGAGATACAAAAACAGAAGCACACATGCatacaataacaaaattgattaaaactttcatacttcttttaaaataa
- the LOC122568483 gene encoding ribosome-recycling factor, mitochondrial isoform X1 produces MNLCFLRTCIIELKIISKHARCLHYLNSSRNVLISLRSTNTHTNLYDFSPKSYNINKYFTGDVLLKSKDRPSNKKSVVHVNLNEISDIVKVERMMSQFDGAIEKYKDEMVKNLAVRTRVGAVEELTITFEDEEHHLEELVDINRKPNMVLLNASAFPQIIPNILEALSKSNMNLNPQQDGTIIYIPLPKVTKEHRESLAKTAKQYFVKCKNIISDIRNEHIRDLKKKEGLPKDLTFKAESYVSAIQKQYVDKAEELLKAKQKELLDENILPKGR; encoded by the exons ATGAATTTGTGCTTTCTGAGAACTTGCATtatagaattgaaaattatatcaaaacaTGCTAGATGTTTACATTACTTGAATAGTTCcagaaatgttttaatatcacTTAGATCAACAAATACACATACTAATTTGTATGATTTTTCACCCAaatcgtataatataaataagtattttacTGGTGATGTATTGTTAAAAAGTAAAGACCGACCTAGCAATAAAAAATCAGTGGTACATGTTAATCTTAATGAAATATCTGACATTGTAAAGGTAGAACGTATGATGTCACAATTTGATGGagcaattgaaaaatataaagatgaaATGGTAAAAAACTTAGCTGTACGTACGAGAGTAGGTGCTGTTGAAGAGTTGACTATAACATTCGAAGATGAAGAACATCATCTCGAAGAGCTTGTAGATATTAATCGAAAACCTAATATGGTATTGCTCAATGCATCTGCATTTCCACAAATAATCCCAAATATCTTAGAAGCTTTATCAAAATcgaatatgaatttaaatccACAACAAGATggtacaataatttatattccattACCTAA agtCACAAAAGAACATAGGGAAAGTTTGGCAAAAACAGCAAAACAATACTTTgttaaatgcaaaaatattattagtgaTATAAGAAATGAACATATTAGAgacttgaaaaagaaagaaggttTACCAAAAGATTTAACATTTAAAGCTGAAAGTTATGTAAGTGCTATACAAAAACAATATGTAGATAAAGCAGAGGAATTGCTGAAAGCAAAACAGAAAGAACTTTTAG atgaaaatatattacctAAAGGAAGATGA
- the LOC122568483 gene encoding ribosome-recycling factor, mitochondrial isoform X2, whose product MMSQFDGAIEKYKDEMVKNLAVRTRVGAVEELTITFEDEEHHLEELVDINRKPNMVLLNASAFPQIIPNILEALSKSNMNLNPQQDGTIIYIPLPKVTKEHRESLAKTAKQYFVKCKNIISDIRNEHIRDLKKKEGLPKDLTFKAESYVSAIQKQYVDKAEELLKAKQKELLDENILPKGR is encoded by the exons ATGATGTCACAATTTGATGGagcaattgaaaaatataaagatgaaATGGTAAAAAACTTAGCTGTACGTACGAGAGTAGGTGCTGTTGAAGAGTTGACTATAACATTCGAAGATGAAGAACATCATCTCGAAGAGCTTGTAGATATTAATCGAAAACCTAATATGGTATTGCTCAATGCATCTGCATTTCCACAAATAATCCCAAATATCTTAGAAGCTTTATCAAAATcgaatatgaatttaaatccACAACAAGATggtacaataatttatattccattACCTAA agtCACAAAAGAACATAGGGAAAGTTTGGCAAAAACAGCAAAACAATACTTTgttaaatgcaaaaatattattagtgaTATAAGAAATGAACATATTAGAgacttgaaaaagaaagaaggttTACCAAAAGATTTAACATTTAAAGCTGAAAGTTATGTAAGTGCTATACAAAAACAATATGTAGATAAAGCAGAGGAATTGCTGAAAGCAAAACAGAAAGAACTTTTAG atgaaaatatattacctAAAGGAAGATGA
- the LOC122568481 gene encoding 2-aminoadipate transaminase-like: METINDSYQRHLFDDDSIFNVYNEESTNLTVGVPGPDLLQNCVEIMKKATDHRLEEEKKEGKYYLFQYGITAGLWECREELTKFLSRRYNDPVKRENLILTCGASHALQLLLNTILSPNGIIFVEEVTYMTALDVFRQFPLMKMVTVPMKNDMVDLDEFEKIIVEEKRNGNFVTNEQKIFWAMFYTIPTFHNPTGSTLPPENCKRLVEIARKSSILIACDDIYNLLYYGNGLPPHRLFCYDKQTDPEYKAGNIVSNGSFSKIFSPALRFGWIECSPRIAKIFRLSGILCNGGAVNHYVSGVVTSLLQLNLQDNYLDKLIQIYKERLSILCNVLDYYLPRCCSYKRPEGGYFVWIHLPLEINATDFIQWCQKKYKVSAIPGILFSYSGKSHNYLRLSISFHRKEVLETATKALCEALLNYVRKDTDYK; this comes from the exons ATGGAAACAATAAATGATTCTTATCAGAGACATCTTTTCGACGATGATTCTATATTTAATGTCTACAATGAAGAATCAACAAACTTAACAGTCGGTGTTCCCGGTCCTGACTTGCTCCAAAACTGTGTAGAGATTATGAAAAAAGCCACGGATCATCGCTTG gaagaagaaaagaaagaaggaaagtatTATCTGTTTCAATATGGCATCACGGCAGGCTTATGGGAGTGTCGTGAAgaattgacaaaatttttgAGCAGACGTTACAACGATCCTGTGAAAcgggaaaatttaattttaacatgcGGAGCTTCGCATGCTTTACAACTTTTGTTAAATACCATTCTTTCACCAAACGGGATAATTTTTGTAGAAGAAGTTACTTACATGACAGCATTAGATGTTTTCAGACAATTTCCATTAATGAAAATGGTCACAG TACCGATGAAGAACGATATGGTAGATTTagatgaatttgaaaaaataattgtggAAGAAAAACGCAATggtaattttgtaacaaatgAGCAAAAAATATTCTGGGCTATGTTTTACACGATTCCCACTTTTCATAATCCGACTGGATCAACTTTACCACCTG aaaattgtaagcGTCTTGTTGAAATAGCACGAAAAAGTTCTATATTAATAGCTTGTgacgatatatataatttactgtATTATGGAAACGGTTTACCGCCACATCGATTATTTTGCTATGATAAACAAACGGATCCTGAGTATAAAGCTGGCAATATTGTATCAAATGgatcattttcaaaaatattttctcctgCACTTCGCTTTGGATGGATTGAATGTAGTCCACGAATTGCTAAAATCTTTAGACTTTC AGGAATCTTGTGCAATGGTGGCGCAGTTAATCATTATGTTTCCGGTGTTGTTACAAGTTTACTACAGCTAAATCTTCAAGATAATTatctcgataaattaattcaaatatataag GAACGGCTATCAATATTATGTAATGTATTGGATTACTACTTACCACGATGCTGTTCATATAAAAGACCAGAAGGTGGTTACTTTGTATGGATTCATCTTCCTTTag aaataaatgCCACTGATTTTATTCAATGGTGtcagaaaaaatacaaagtatCCGCCATACCAGGGATACTATTCTCATATTCAGGGAAATCTCATAATTATCTTCGACTTAGCATAAGTTTTCATAGAAAAGAAGTTTTAGAAACTGCTACAAAAGCACTTTGTGAAGCTCTTCTAAACTATGTTAGAAAAGATACTGACTATAAATGA